A genomic segment from Cyanobium sp. NIES-981 encodes:
- a CDS encoding non-canonical purine NTP pyrophosphatase, producing MPTLVIATGNPHKVREIGAMLQPLDLEVCPQPRDLEVEETGATYGENARIKASAAAVRTGHWALADDSGIEVDALGGAPGLFSARYAPTDPERVARLLAELGDTPYRSGSFVSAMALADPSGTVRLEAEGVCRGVVLDAPQGQGPGYDPIFYVREAACTYAQMGEHQRLRLGSRGKAARQLAPGLKALLGLS from the coding sequence TTGCCCACCCTGGTGATCGCCACTGGCAATCCCCACAAGGTGCGGGAGATCGGGGCCATGCTCCAGCCCCTGGACCTGGAGGTCTGCCCCCAGCCGCGCGACCTCGAGGTGGAGGAGACCGGCGCCACCTACGGCGAGAACGCCAGGATCAAGGCGAGCGCTGCGGCGGTGCGCACCGGCCACTGGGCCCTGGCCGACGACTCCGGCATCGAGGTGGATGCCCTGGGCGGCGCGCCGGGTCTCTTCTCCGCCCGCTACGCCCCCACGGATCCCGAGCGGGTGGCCAGGCTCCTGGCCGAACTTGGCGACACCCCGTACCGCAGCGGCAGCTTTGTGTCCGCCATGGCCCTGGCGGATCCCAGCGGGACCGTGCGGCTGGAGGCCGAAGGGGTCTGTCGCGGGGTGGTGCTGGACGCCCCCCAGGGGCAAGGCCCTGGCTACGACCCGATCTTCTACGTGCGGGAGGCGGCCTGCACCTACGCCCAGATGGGCGAGCATCAGCGCCTGCGGCTCGGCAGCCGCGGCAAGGCCGCCCGCCAGCTTGCCCCAGGGCTGAAGGCCCTGCTCGGGCTCTCCTGA
- the folE gene encoding GTP cyclohydrolase I → MTSTLPSSFSTTGSAPAAMPLPVSLRIRDRLEKAGASFFANDNIADHLLEGELDQLEIEVAGKVRELLRSLVIDIDNDHNTEETAERVARMYLQEVFKGRYHQQPKIASFPNVKKLDEIYTVGPISVRSACSHHLVPILGNCWIGIKPGEHVIGLSKFSRVADWVFSRPHIQEEAVMILADEIERLCKPQGLAILVKAQHYCMKWRGVKEPQTSMVNSIVRGDFRHDPSLKAEFFELVKQQEALLAT, encoded by the coding sequence ATGACTTCAACCCTACCCTCCAGTTTCAGTACCACCGGCTCGGCCCCTGCGGCCATGCCGCTGCCCGTTTCCCTCAGGATCCGCGATCGGCTCGAGAAGGCTGGTGCTTCCTTCTTCGCCAACGACAACATCGCCGATCACCTGCTCGAGGGTGAACTGGATCAGCTGGAGATCGAGGTTGCCGGCAAGGTCCGTGAGCTGCTGCGCAGCCTCGTGATTGACATCGACAACGATCACAATACCGAGGAAACCGCTGAGCGGGTCGCTCGGATGTACCTGCAGGAGGTGTTCAAGGGTCGCTACCACCAGCAACCCAAGATCGCCAGCTTCCCCAATGTGAAAAAGCTGGATGAGATCTACACCGTCGGCCCGATCTCCGTACGCTCAGCGTGCTCCCACCACCTGGTGCCCATCCTCGGCAACTGCTGGATCGGCATCAAGCCCGGTGAGCATGTGATCGGCCTCTCCAAGTTCTCCCGGGTGGCGGACTGGGTGTTTTCCCGGCCCCACATCCAGGAAGAGGCGGTGATGATCCTTGCCGATGAGATTGAGCGGCTCTGCAAGCCCCAGGGCCTGGCGATTCTCGTCAAAGCCCAGCACTACTGTATGAAGTGGCGGGGTGTGAAAGAACCCCAGACCAGCATGGTGAACTCCATCGTGCGAGGTGATTTCCGCCATGATCCCAGCCTCAAGGCGGAGTTCTTTGAGCTGGTGAAGCAACAGGAAGCCCTGCTGGCCACCTGA
- the psaM gene encoding photosystem I reaction center subunit XII, producing MVSALNQAEVLIALVVAAHAGVLAVRLCFTLYKA from the coding sequence ATGGTCTCCGCTCTCAACCAGGCCGAGGTTCTGATCGCTCTCGTGGTGGCGGCCCACGCCGGAGTCCTGGCGGTGCGCCTCTGCTTCACGCTTTACAAGGCCTGA
- a CDS encoding phosphoribosylanthranilate isomerase, translated as MRPATPLSSRLPTQIKICGLRDPAQAAAVAALGVDAIGVIGVAGSPRYVAPALRPRLFTAVGEAAPACTGVLVVADPDDADLADLEPAHGHRILQLHGRETPERCSTLGQRLGCRIWKAFRIRSRADLALADAYRGHVDALLLDAYVPDQLGGTGHRLPLDWIEGWCAPLPWWLAGGISPERVGAVLQRVAPTGVDVSSGVERSPADKDLARVAALVAAVRSAV; from the coding sequence ATGCGGCCCGCCACCCCGTTGTCCTCCCGCCTTCCCACCCAGATCAAGATCTGCGGGCTGCGGGATCCAGCCCAGGCCGCTGCCGTGGCCGCCCTGGGGGTGGACGCGATCGGGGTGATCGGGGTGGCGGGCTCGCCCCGCTATGTGGCCCCGGCCCTGCGCCCCCGGCTGTTCACGGCGGTGGGGGAAGCGGCCCCCGCATGCACCGGTGTGCTCGTGGTGGCCGACCCCGACGACGCCGACCTCGCTGACCTCGAGCCTGCCCACGGCCATCGCATCCTGCAGCTGCATGGCCGGGAAACACCGGAGCGCTGCAGCACCCTGGGGCAACGGCTCGGCTGCCGGATCTGGAAGGCCTTCCGCATCCGCTCCAGAGCCGATCTGGCCCTGGCCGATGCCTACCGCGGCCATGTGGATGCCCTGCTGCTCGATGCCTACGTTCCGGATCAGCTCGGGGGCACCGGCCATCGCCTTCCCCTGGACTGGATCGAGGGGTGGTGTGCGCCTTTGCCCTGGTGGCTGGCGGGAGGCATCAGTCCCGAGCGGGTCGGTGCCGTTCTCCAGCGGGTGGCCCCCACGGGGGTGGATGTCTCCAGCGGTGTGGAGCGCTCACCGGCCGACAAGGATCTGGCGCGGGTCGCCGCTCTGGTGGCCGCCGTGCGGTCTGCGGTCTGA
- a CDS encoding BMC domain-containing protein: protein MPSSPLNPDDRAPRQRRGSYLGGGRLITGTAVDRDSSGASCVITTDSEGSRLARQNSHVQSIELRTYVFLDSLQPQLAAYMGTVSQGFLPIPGDACLWLEVSPGMAVHRVTDIALKASTVRLGQMIVERAFGSLALYHRDQSNVLHSGDVVLEAIGNTVEQRSRCEVSWTEIIRAITPDHAVLINRQNRRGSMIQAGMSMFILETEPAGYVLIAANEAEKASNITVVDVKAVGAFGRLTLAGREGDVEEAAAAAMRAIHHINATARG, encoded by the coding sequence ATGCCCTCCAGCCCGCTCAACCCAGACGATCGGGCCCCACGGCAACGACGCGGCAGCTACCTCGGCGGAGGGCGTCTGATCACGGGCACTGCGGTGGATCGGGACAGCTCCGGCGCCAGCTGTGTGATCACCACGGACAGCGAAGGCAGCCGGCTGGCGCGGCAGAACAGCCACGTGCAGTCCATCGAGCTGCGCACCTACGTGTTCCTCGACTCGCTGCAACCCCAGCTGGCCGCCTACATGGGCACCGTGAGCCAGGGCTTCCTGCCGATCCCTGGTGATGCCTGCCTGTGGCTGGAGGTTTCACCCGGCATGGCGGTGCACCGCGTCACCGACATCGCCCTGAAGGCCAGCACCGTGCGGCTGGGCCAGATGATCGTGGAGCGGGCCTTCGGCTCGCTGGCGCTCTACCACCGCGACCAGAGCAACGTGCTCCACTCCGGTGACGTGGTGCTCGAGGCCATTGGCAACACCGTCGAACAGCGCAGCCGCTGCGAGGTGAGCTGGACGGAGATCATCCGGGCGATCACGCCCGACCACGCCGTGCTCATCAACCGGCAGAACCGGCGCGGTTCGATGATCCAGGCCGGCATGAGCATGTTCATCCTGGAGACCGAGCCCGCCGGCTATGTGCTGATCGCCGCCAACGAGGCCGAAAAGGCCTCCAACATCACGGTGGTGGACGTGAAGGCGGTGGGAGCCTTCGGCCGCCTCACCCTGGCCGGCCGCGAAGGCGACGTGGAGGAGGCCGCCGCCGCCGCCATGCGGGCCATCCACCACATCAACGCCACGGCCCGAGGCTGA
- a CDS encoding BMC domain-containing protein — protein MANETMGIALGMIETRGLVPAIEAADAMTKAAEVRLIAREFVGGGYVTVMVRGETGAVNAAVRAGADACERVGDGLVAAHIIARPHREVEPALSGSAGFVGSKD, from the coding sequence ATGGCTAACGAAACCATGGGCATCGCCCTCGGCATGATTGAGACCCGCGGTCTGGTGCCCGCCATCGAAGCGGCTGACGCCATGACCAAGGCTGCCGAAGTACGGCTGATCGCCCGCGAGTTCGTCGGCGGCGGCTATGTGACCGTGATGGTGCGGGGCGAGACCGGTGCTGTCAACGCCGCGGTGCGGGCCGGTGCCGATGCCTGCGAGCGCGTGGGCGACGGTCTGGTGGCCGCCCACATCATTGCCCGCCCCCACCGCGAAGTGGAGCCTGCTCTGAGCGGCAGCGCCGGTTTCGTGGGTTCCAAGGACTGA
- a CDS encoding CRR6 family NdhI maturation factor, whose amino-acid sequence MPTPPLASATDPGPVLVGAAAIAALDLSPLAAWAALPPEQLLQRSGSLGLSFDWPRQPDDPRELSEIPEVRLWCLRADASMPWLPLLIERSSGQLTRHVAMLLPHGFSRGEGIRFAPEALELWVTHRLFLLDAWCRGCGLQCRQGLVQMAAVLGLEVDAAFWRPIDGDA is encoded by the coding sequence ATGCCCACCCCGCCCCTGGCTTCCGCAACCGATCCGGGGCCCGTGCTGGTCGGAGCCGCGGCCATCGCGGCCCTCGACCTCTCCCCCCTGGCGGCCTGGGCGGCCTTGCCGCCCGAGCAGCTGCTGCAGCGGAGCGGCAGCCTCGGCCTCAGCTTCGACTGGCCGCGCCAGCCCGATGATCCGCGCGAACTGTCCGAGATTCCCGAAGTCCGGCTCTGGTGCCTGCGGGCCGACGCGTCGATGCCCTGGCTGCCCCTGCTGATCGAGCGCAGCAGCGGCCAGCTCACCCGCCACGTGGCCATGCTGCTGCCCCACGGGTTCAGCCGCGGGGAGGGGATCCGCTTCGCGCCCGAGGCCCTGGAGCTGTGGGTCACCCACCGCCTCTTCCTTCTGGATGCCTGGTGCCGAGGCTGCGGACTCCAGTGCCGCCAGGGATTGGTGCAGATGGCGGCCGTGCTGGGGCTGGAGGTGGATGCGGCCTTCTGGCGGCCGATCGATGGAGACGCCTAG
- a CDS encoding site-2 protease family protein, which translates to MGEGWQLMKIRGIPLRIHPSWFVILLVATAAFQQLYTNTPALKGGAVGEAGLWALGLGTAVLLFVSVLLHELGHSLVAISQGVKVRSITLFLLGGVASVERECSTAIGALLVAAAGPAVSLGLGISLLASSHAASHLAPWLGVMVAELGTLNMVLALFNLLPGLPLDGGLIVKALVWQASGSRRRGIEVANGCGRFLAYLAMGLGTVLLLRGGGIGGAWLILLGWFGLGAVRNQQQMLVLQNALNTLQVKDAARRRFRVLEADRTLRDVSRLRLAEPSPVGEADWLLVCERGRWRGVIDDAALQEIPVQRWDTDRIADHLKPLASLPSIPEAAPLWQAVQLLDTDQTSRLLVMGPAGLPSGTLERPDLGEAVLQKLGLKLPAPLLEAARRQNIYPLGLALPQVVRSMVASGETSSAPEPGS; encoded by the coding sequence GTGGGTGAGGGTTGGCAGCTGATGAAGATCCGCGGGATCCCCTTGCGGATTCACCCCAGCTGGTTCGTCATCCTCCTGGTGGCCACCGCGGCGTTCCAGCAGCTCTACACCAACACCCCAGCCCTCAAGGGTGGGGCGGTGGGGGAGGCAGGTCTCTGGGCCCTGGGCCTGGGAACGGCGGTGCTGCTGTTCGTGTCGGTGCTGCTGCACGAACTGGGCCATTCCCTGGTGGCCATCAGCCAGGGGGTGAAGGTGCGCAGCATCACCCTCTTCCTGCTGGGCGGCGTGGCGAGTGTGGAACGGGAATGCAGCACCGCCATCGGAGCCCTACTGGTGGCCGCCGCCGGACCCGCCGTGAGCCTCGGGCTGGGCATCTCCCTGCTGGCCAGCAGCCATGCCGCCAGCCACCTGGCCCCCTGGCTGGGGGTGATGGTGGCCGAACTCGGGACGCTGAACATGGTGCTCGCCCTGTTCAACCTCCTGCCGGGCCTGCCCCTCGATGGCGGCTTGATCGTGAAGGCCCTGGTGTGGCAGGCCAGCGGCAGCCGTCGCCGGGGCATCGAGGTGGCCAATGGCTGCGGCCGGTTCCTGGCCTACCTGGCCATGGGCCTGGGCACCGTCCTGCTGCTGCGCGGTGGTGGTATCGGCGGTGCATGGCTGATCCTGCTGGGCTGGTTCGGTCTGGGGGCCGTGCGCAACCAGCAGCAGATGCTCGTGCTTCAGAACGCGCTCAACACCCTGCAGGTCAAGGATGCCGCCCGCCGCCGTTTCCGGGTGCTCGAGGCCGACCGAACCCTGCGGGATGTCAGCCGGCTTCGGCTGGCCGAGCCCAGCCCGGTTGGGGAGGCGGACTGGTTGCTGGTGTGCGAGCGGGGCCGCTGGCGCGGCGTGATCGACGATGCGGCCCTGCAGGAGATTCCCGTGCAGCGCTGGGACACCGACCGCATCGCTGACCATCTCAAGCCCCTCGCCAGCCTGCCCTCGATCCCGGAAGCGGCGCCGCTCTGGCAGGCCGTCCAGCTGCTGGACACCGACCAGACCAGCCGGTTGCTGGTGATGGGGCCGGCCGGCCTCCCCAGCGGAACCCTGGAGCGGCCGGACCTCGGTGAAGCCGTGCTGCAGAAGCTCGGCCTGAAGCTGCCCGCCCCCCTGCTGGAGGCGGCCCGCCGCCAGAACATCTATCCCCTTGGGCTTGCCCTTCCCCAGGTGGTGCGCAGCATGGTGGCCTCCGGCGAAACCAGCTCAGCCCCTGAACCCGGCAGCTGA
- a CDS encoding protochlorophyllide reductase codes for MAAAPPPGTVLITGTTSGVGLHATKALVDRGWTVVTANRDPVRAAAAAESLGIASDNLHHLRIDLGDLDSVRAGVETLVSSLGRPLDALVINAAVYKPRLKQPERSPQGYELSMATNHLGHFLLIQLLLPDLERSTHPSRRVVILGTVTANSKELGGKIPIPAPADLGDLSGFAAGFKAPIAMASGKAFKPGKAYKDSKLCNMITTQELHRRLHASTGIVFTSLYPGCVADTPLFRNTPRLFQRIFPWFQKNITGGYVSQSLAGERVAQVVADPEFAVSGVHWSWGNRQKRGGRQFSQELSDKASNPETARKVWEYSRKLVELSPESVVKA; via the coding sequence ATGGCCGCCGCCCCGCCCCCCGGAACGGTCCTGATCACCGGCACCACCTCAGGAGTGGGTCTCCATGCCACCAAGGCCCTGGTGGACCGCGGCTGGACCGTCGTGACGGCCAACCGCGATCCGGTGCGGGCGGCCGCGGCGGCCGAATCCCTCGGCATCGCCTCGGACAACCTGCACCACCTGCGGATCGACCTGGGTGATCTGGACAGCGTGCGAGCGGGAGTGGAAACCCTGGTGTCGTCACTGGGACGCCCCCTCGATGCCCTGGTGATCAATGCCGCCGTGTACAAACCTCGGCTGAAGCAGCCCGAGCGGTCGCCCCAGGGATATGAGCTGTCGATGGCCACCAACCATCTGGGCCACTTCCTGCTGATCCAGCTGCTGCTGCCGGATCTGGAGCGCTCCACCCACCCCTCACGCCGGGTGGTCATCCTTGGCACCGTCACCGCCAACTCCAAGGAACTGGGTGGCAAGATCCCCATTCCAGCCCCGGCCGACCTCGGGGATCTCTCCGGCTTCGCGGCGGGCTTCAAAGCGCCGATCGCCATGGCCAGCGGCAAGGCCTTCAAGCCCGGCAAGGCCTACAAGGACAGCAAGCTCTGCAACATGATCACCACCCAGGAGCTGCACCGCCGTCTGCACGCCAGCACCGGAATCGTGTTCACCTCGCTCTACCCAGGCTGTGTGGCGGATACGCCGCTGTTCCGGAACACGCCGCGGCTGTTCCAGCGGATCTTTCCCTGGTTTCAGAAGAACATCACGGGCGGCTACGTGAGCCAGTCCCTGGCCGGTGAACGGGTGGCCCAGGTGGTGGCGGATCCTGAATTCGCTGTCTCCGGAGTGCACTGGAGCTGGGGCAACCGCCAGAAACGCGGCGGTCGCCAGTTCAGCCAGGAGCTCTCCGACAAGGCCAGCAATCCGGAGACAGCCCGCAAGGTGTGGGAGTACTCCCGCAAGCTGGTGGAACTCAGCCCTGAATCGGTGGTCAAGGCCTGA